One region of Ananas comosus cultivar F153 linkage group 9, ASM154086v1, whole genome shotgun sequence genomic DNA includes:
- the LOC109715796 gene encoding coatomer subunit alpha-3-like translates to MLTKFETKSNRVKGLSFHSKRPWILASLHSGVIQLWDYRMGTLIDRFDEHDGPVRGVHFHKTQPLFVSGGDDYKIKVWNYKTHRCLFTLLGHLDYIRTVQFHDEYPWIVSASDDQTIRIWNWQSRTCISVLTGHNHYVMCASFHPKEDLVVSASLDQTVRVWDIGALRKKTVSPADDMLKLSQMNADLFGGVDVVVKYVLEGHDRGVNWASFHPTLPLIVSGADDRQVKLWRMNDTKAWEVDTLRGHMNNVSCVMFHAKQDIIVSNSEDKSIRIWDATKRTGIQTFRREHDRFWILAAHPEMNLLAAGHDSGMIVFKLERERPAFSLSGDTLYYVKDRFLRVYEFSTQKDTQVVPIRRPGSVCLNQAPRTLSYSPTENAVLICSDVDGGSYELYIVPKEAAGRADYIQEAKKGAGASAVFVARNRFAVLEKSNNQVLVKNLKNEIVKKSALPFATDAIFYAGTGSLLCRAEDRVLIFDLQQRMVLGELQTPAVKYVVWSSDMESVALLSKHAIVITNKKLVHRCTLHETIRVKSGAWDENGVFIYTTLNHIKYCLPNGDSGIIKTLDVPIYLTRVSGNVIYCLDRDGKSRVISIDASEYIFKLALLRKRYDHVMGMIKNSQLCGQAVIAYLQQKGFPEVALHFVKDERTRFNLAVESGNIQIAVASAKEIDEKDYWYRLGIEALRQGNTSIVEYAYQRTKNFERLSFLYLVTGNMDKLSKMLKIAEIKNDVMGQFHNAMYLGDIRERVKILENVGHLPLAYVTAATHRLNEEAERLKAELGDNVPSIPEGKTSSLLMPPLPLMCSGDWPLLRVMRGIFEGGLDTLGRAGHDEEEEEADGAEWGDAELDIADVEGMIQNGDVTAEADEDEVNEENDEEGGWDLEDLELPPELETPKASANSRSTLFVAPTPGMPVSQIWTQKSSLAGEHAAAGNYDTAMRLLSRQLGIKNFAPLKPLFLDLYTGSHTYLQAFATAPVFSLPVEKGWTESASPNVRNPPALVFKFSQMDEKLKLAYRATTEGKFPEALRQFLNILHTMPLIVVDSRREVDEVKELIEIAREYVLGLKIEVKRKEIKDNVVRQQELAAYFTNCKLQKIHMRLVLTSAMTICFKGGNYATAANFARMLLENSPSEAQAKKARQVLQACGDKKDANQLNYDYRNPFVVCGATFVPIYRGQKDISCPYCGSRFMPAIEGQICTVCELAVVGADASGLLCSPSQSR, encoded by the exons GAGATGACTACAAGATCAAGGTCTGGAACTATAAGACCCACCGGTGCCTTTTTACGCTTCTTGGCCACCTCGATTACATCCGCACTGTGCAATTCCATGACGAATACCCGTGGATAGTTAGTGCAAGTGATGATCAAACAATTAGGATCTGGAATTGGCAATCTCGAACTTGCATCTCAGTACTAACTGGCCACAATCACTATGTCATGTGTGCTTCTTTCCATCCAAAGGAGGACTTGGTCGTCTCTGCTTCCTTGGATCAAACTGTTAGGGTTTGGGATATTGGGGCTTTAAGAAAAAAGACGGTTTCGCCAGCTGATGATATGTTGAAATTGAGCCAAATGAATGCTGATTTGTTTGGGGGAGTTGATGTGGTTGTTAAATATGTACTGGAAGGTCACGATCGTGGCGTCAATTGGGCTTCTTTCCACCCCACCTTGCCTCTTATTGTATCTGGAGCTGATGACCGGCAAGTGAAGTTGTGGCGCATGAATG ATACGAAGGCTTGGGAAGTGGACACACTGCGTGGCCACATGAATAATGTGTCCTGTGTAATGTTCCACGCTAAGCAAGATATCATCGTATCCAATTCTGAAGACAAATCCATCCGCATATGGGATGCAACAAAACGAACAGGTATACAAACTTTCCGCCGCGAACATGACCGTTTCTGGATTCTTGCTGCCCACCCTGAAATGAACCTTCTTGCTGCCGGTCACGACAGCGGCATGATCGTATTTAAATTGGAAAGAGAGCGCCCTGCTTTTTCGTTGAGTGGTGATACTTTATATTATGTAAAAGATCGGTTCTTGAGGGTATATGAGTTTTCAACTCAAAAGGACACACAAGTGGTTCCTATAAGAAGGCCTGGGTCGGTCTGCTTGAACCAGGCACCGAGGACATTGTCATACAGCCCTACAGAAAATGCTGTTTTAATCTGTTCTGATGTTGATGGAGGATCATATGAGCTCTATATTGTACCTAAAGAAGCTGCGGGAAGAGCTGATTATATCCAAGAAGCTAAAAAAGGAGCTGGTGCTTCAGCTGTGTTTGTAGCTCGAAATAGGTTTGCTGTTCTCGAAAAGAGCAATAATCAAGTGTTGgtgaaaaatttaaagaatgaAATTGTGAAGAAGAGTGCACTTCCCTTTGCGACCGATGCAATTTTTTATGCTGGAACAGGAAGCTTGCTGTGTAGGGCGGAGGATAGGGTGTTAATTTTTGATCTTCAGCAAAGAATGGTTCTTGGTGAACTTCAGACACCAGCAGTCAAGTATGTAGTTTGGTCCAGTGATATGGAATCTGTTGCTCTTTTGAGCAAACATGCTATAGTTATTACTAATAAGAAATTAGTACACCGGTGCACACTTCATGAGACTATTCGAGTTAAAAGTGGTGCCTGGGATGAAAATGGTGTCTTTATTTACACAACCTTAAACCATATCAAGTATTGCCTTCCTAATGGGGACAGTGGGATCATAAAAACTCTAGATGTCCCTATTTACCTAACTAGGGTCTCTGGGAATGTTATCTATTGCCTGGATCGAGATGGGAAGAGTAGGGTTATCTCAATTGATGCTTCGGAGTACATTTTCAAGCTTGCCCTTCTAAGGAAAAGATATGATCATGTGATGGGTATGATAAAGAACTCTCAACTATGTGGACAGGCTGTTATTGCTTATCTTCAACAGAAAGGGTTTCCTGAAGTGGCTCTCCATTTCGTCAAAGACGAGAGGACTCGATTCAATCTGGCTGTTGAAAGTGGTAATATACAGATTGCCGTTGCTTCTGCAAAAGAAATAGATGAGAAGGACTATTGGTACAGGCTTGGTATTGAGGCTCTAAGGCAGGGGAACACTAGCATTGTGGAATATGCTTATCAAAGGACAAAGAACTTTGAGAGACTATCTTTCTTGTATCTTGTGACCGGTAACATGGATAAGCTATCCAAGATGCTTAAGATAGCGGAGATTAAGAATGATGTAATGGGTCAGTTTCACAATGCCATGTATTTGGGTGATATTCGCGAACGGGTTAAAATCTTGGAAAATGTTGGTCATTTGCCTCTTGCTTATGTCACTGCTGCCACTCACAGGCTTAATGAAGAAGCCGAGCGGCTTAAAGCTGAATTGGGTGATAATGTCCCCTCTATACCTGAAGGAAAAACCTCTTCGCTTTTAATGCCACCACTACCTCTCATGTGTAGTGGGGATTGGCCATTACTAAGAGTGATGCGTGGTATTTTTGAAGGTGGATTGGATACTTTAGGAAGGGCGGGAcatgacgaagaagaagaggaagctgATGGTGCTGAGTGGGGTGATGCTGAACTGGATATTGCTGATGTGGAAGGCATGATACAGAATGGTGATGTAACAGCAGAAGCCGATGAGGATGAAGTGAACGAAGAGAATGATGAGGAAGGAGGATGGGATCTAGAGGATTTGGAATTACCGCCTGAGCTAGAAACACCAAAAGCTTCTGCTAATTCTCGTTCTACTTTGTTCGTGGCCCCCACACCTGGCATGCCTGTGAGCCAAATCTGGACCCAGAAATCCTCCTTGGCAGGTGAGCATGCTGCTGCTGGAAATTACGACACTGCCATGCGCTTACTTAGCCGCCAATTGGGTATTAAGAATTTTGCCCCTTTGAAACCACTATTTTTGGATCTATACACGGGCAGCCACACATACCTTCAAGCTTTTGCTACTGCTCCAGTTTTCTCTCTTCCTGTTGAAAAAGGATGGACTGAATCTGCTAGCCCTAATGTTAGGAACCCGCCAGCACTTGTGTTCAAATTCTCACAAATGGACGAAAAGCTTAAGTTAGCTTATCGAGCCACCACTGAGGGAAAATTTCCAGAGGCTCTTAGGCAGTTCCTTAATATTTTACACACTATGCCACTCATTGTGGTGGATTCAAGAAGGGAAGTTGATGAAGTGAAGGAATTGATTGAGATAGCGCGAGAATATGTTCTTGGATTGAAGATTGAAGTGAAAAGAAAGGAAATCAAAGACAATGTGGTCAGGCAACAAGAGTTGGCAGCTTATTTCACCAATTGTAAGCTTCAAAAGATTCATATGAGGCTCGTTCTTACGAGTGCTATGACCATATGCTTCAAAGGAGGGAATTATGCGACTGCAGCTAATTTCGCGAGAATGCTTCTAGAGAATAGTCCGAGTGAGGCCCAAGCGAAGAAGGCAAGGCAGGTGCTTCAGGCTTGTGGAGATAAGAAAGATGCTAATCAGCTCAATTACGATTATAGAAATCCCTTTGTTGTTTGTGGGGCTACTTTCGTTCCAATCTACCGCGGCCAAAAGGACATTTCCTGCCCATATTGTGGGTCCCGCTTCATGCCAGCCATTGAGGGGCAAATCTGCACTGTTTGTGAGCTGGCGGTGGTGGGTGCTGATGCGTCGGGTCTTCTCTGTTCCCCTTCCCAGTCAAGATAG